CTATGCAAAATCTGCTGTCGTGGTTCCTGTCAATTTCTGCTTAATTGCAAAACGATATTAAACAAGGGGCAGGAGACAAAGTGCCAGTGTCTGCATTACTCACCAACGGTCTCTAATTTCTTTAACTACTTCTTTAAGACACCGGAATCAGTGCACAAGACTCGATTGTTTTCAAGTTATCTTTTCCTAGATAAGAGGTAACCAAAATATCTATGCGGTGACTCTTATGTAGCGACTTTCCATGATGAACCGGGGTCATTGTTCGAAGGGGTGTTCACATTGTCATTATATCTCTCAATTTACTTCTAGGACTCCTGTGTGACCATGGACCTCCATGGTGTGACCAAACTCTCCTAAACACtaccgaaaagaaaaaaagaattctcGCAAAGGGGGTGAACTTCCTGGTTCAAAGAATCATCATGCTCATGAAAATTAGGGTGCGAAACGCATCCTCACACTGTCTTATCAGTTATCTGGTGTGGGGCTTTGGTGCTGAAGATTATGGACCTGTTATGGGGAGCGTTATCTATGCTAAACTTGTAAACTGTCATCAATCACTCTTTTCTTGGGAAAGCAAAAGGGGAAATTGACCacaagagagagggagaaaaaaaaagaaagtctgaCAGGGAGCAAAACAAAGGATTTCATAAACTCAAAGAAGGGGTTATATGGCTGAGTACTTTTGCGTCACAGGGCAGCTAGGAAAAACATTACTGCGCTGTTGTTGATTTTATGTGCTAGTAGCCACTTGGGCTAcatctatttgtttgttgttgttgtttgtttgtttggtcttttttttttgagggaaaTCCATTCTCTGTGGAATGGCGGTATAAGCGACAAAGTCTCCCTTTTTAAGCGACTAATCTGTGACCAATCGCCAGTGGTCTTTAGTCGCCGAACAGTGACCGACCATTTGGTAAGTTCTCGTCGAGCAGTTCCCTATTCATCATCAGGTTGGTTTgctattgttgctgttgttttaggGGCAACTGATTGCCAAAAAGCCCTCCATCGACGTAAATACACACCGATTATTGAGTGTTTTCGTGtaagccatgataaaaataataaaagaaatgagCATGTTATACGAAAATGACTCGAACTAACGATCTCCTGATTACTAGACAGGCGACGTATCCACTACATAACCGAGCTTCAGCCAGTACTGGTTCTTAATCCTTTATAGCAAAGGGTACCGcgtatttattcaaattcatgcatTCTGGCGTCGAGTTGTTTTgattgcaactaattgacaaacaACTCGACtcaagaattcattaatttgaatcaGGCTTTACCGGTGTGTTGATCACAAAACCTTCACAAGGCGCTCATCAAAACGATCGGCAATCAATCAGTAGTGCCGATCGTCAACAGATTTGGGAGGGCGGGGGTGGTTCGGGGTTTGGTCACCAACCCATCTTGTGACAGGACATTAGAGTATAAGGTATAACACTATGAACACGGACGGGACTCTCTTCTCTCACTGACTTCTTTTTCTGTCATGACTTGCGCTATCAGCAAGAGAGGGCAGTGTTTGCCGTAGCTCCAAGTCACAAGTTGGCGATCCTTGACTTCTTTGCCATCATGCATGCTGTAGTTATGGTAATAGATATCATAATACAGTGCGTGATAGTGTGGAAAAGATGAACGTGAACTCGAAATTCTGCTACAGGGGGCGTGCTTCATACATATTGGTATGCGAGCGATCGCAACTTGgatcaaaagaaaaattcaacGCAACTTGCAGTATTGATCGTAAATTCTGTTGCATATTAAAGACTAGTTGCGATTAATTGCAGTTTGCTTTACTATGTTCACTACATTATAAACATTGCGGAACGAGTGTTGAGTTAGAGTTTAGACAGCTATGCTACCTCCTAGTTCCCCCAATTAACGTGGTTGTCGTATTCAGTGAATTGACgcgctttaacttttttttttaatttcaaatgattacggcaaaataattaaacgtAGGATTTTAGTAAATTGGCTTTgagattttgcttaaaggaacttaaagaacttgattgcaaccgaaccgaatctaactcattccagaaagaagggccggtCGATGTgattgtcttaagggctaaaactgtacgaacaggggaaaaatgataggattcactgtgtcttgtagggtaagtatggatatcactgttttaacaaacattgaggaaaatatactaggaagatcaccagtattcaacttatacataaaaattccaacatgatacaaatacaaatcagaaatttttaacaatttacttgaaacaaacaattcattagTGTGATCAAAAAAAGTGTGCACGATTTATACtccgcaaggcctttttctAAATCAAAAATAACGAATCGATTTTAGTCTTTGAGTAATTCCCCCAGGCtaatattccgtaattcaagtaaggtaataatagagttgtataaagagaatgcaatattggctttgggaagaggtatttcagtttgtgaataaCTCCAACATTCTTGCACAACAATTTGcataaataatcaacatgtaccttccatgaaaggttactgtcaatataaatacctaagaattttgttgaatctatttggttTAACTGTAAGCCGTTCACTAAAACTAAACCTGGaagagattttattgtgttactgaaaaCCATATAATTAGTCTTATTTATGTTAAGCGACAATTTATTTGCCTGAATCCACTCGAATACCAGCTTAAGTTCATTATTCAAAGAATCGAGCAAAACATAAAATTTAAAAGGACGTACCTTATAAATCTTTTTTGCATAATCATTGCAACCATCATAACCacaaacaatgaatattttcaaaaagcacAATTAAAAATGGACATTGATGATGTAAAAGCTGAATTCGCCTGCTGAACATTGAAAAGGGAAGATTTATTGAGAGTTCAATATTGATCTTGAAATCTGCAGGAGCTGTGTAGATAGGGATGTCGCTGGAATGTGATATTCGACATGCTGCAGAATGTGCATACCTTGTGCATACGACAATAGAATAATGTCAACTTGCCTCCTATAATCATACTGGATATTAAGACATGTAGTGTTATGGTTTATTACTCAGAAAAAATTACCATACGCTTACGTTCAGGGGGCCGGCGTGTGTGCCAAAGGTTGCTGCTGTTTCAATGTATAAAGCCACTGGGCTCTTTTGCCTGTTGACTTAGTACCACAGAATATGTTCTGTGCCGCTTTAACAGAGAGAATTCTCTTTCACCCCACAACATGCAAAAGCGTCGTGAGCCGTTAGAAAGTCCATAGGAATATCGAAATCTCGTTGGGTTAATTGGGGCGATACTCTTTGATTTCTTATGTGATTCCATCATCACGAGTAAGAgtcctcccccctttttttttccgaatagAAGAACATATGTCTTGTCTAGTCCAGAGAGAACTCCGTCAACATTAATGTTGTTGCTCGATGGTGCAGAACAAATTTGTTAATACCAGTTCCCTTTGATAGTAACTATTAACTAATAGTAGCTTTCTGGTAAAGAACACATTACTGTAAGTTCTATACttacgttgttgtttttttatttttgtttttgtctttgcatTTGATATAGTTACGACGATTTTCACTTGTCTTTGCCAAGTTAAAGGACACCTCGATTAGATGCTACAAATTTATTTGTTATTACATCTCGCACAATCCAAAACCTGATATGCAGTGGCATGCTTACAGTGCATGAACTTGAATGCGCCATTGTGTTACAGGgtgttaaaaaaacaaggagGCGAAAATGTACGAGGCAGTGATAAAGCACTCAATATCATCACAGGCAAATATTTGAAGGACTTATTTGCTTAGATAAATGACAGATGTACTTTGTCCATTTGCTGGCCCGGACTGGGAAAATACAGTGTAATGACTGAGCGAGAAAACAAATGCAAGAAAACTGGATCAAGAGCAACATGTGGTTGGGTTTGTTTACAGAGACGCCAACTCTTTAATAAAAGTGAGGCATTAGATATCAGCTTTTATACTACATAAACCTGCCTTAGTAGCGGTCACTTGTCTATTACGGCCTCTTTTTATTTCCTCCCCCTTGGGTGGTCGCTataggcaggtttgactgtatttaatCAGACTATATCAATACACTGTGAGctgactgttgttgttttttttttcgtcatgtCTTGTAAACGCGAATTCATCACGATAAGTGCACAGTTTAAGTAAACCCCTTTCCTCACAAGATTCAGAAATTTTTACCATGTTAACCGGGTTGCTATCTTTTTAATTTCCacctagtatatatatatatataaatatataatatatatatatatatatatatatatatatatatatatatatatatatatatatattatatatatatatatgaaaaactTATAGAAAGTCGTGCCAAAAATAGTTCTTAATTACCTAACAATTTCTTGTGAAGACTAGAATGTATACGCACTGCTTTCAGTTGTTTCATTTTGAGGGTGATTAATAATCAATGGACTTTTAGCCTATCAACAAGGAGTATAAGCCGCAAGCTAAGATCCCAGCTTATTCAATTTCATGCTTTTCCATTGCTGCCCTCTATAAAACGCACTTGTTGCATCCTCTTTCAATGATCCATTTCCTTTAACGATATCCATATATCATGCCAAACAGATCCTATATCCCATGCAATGACtacaatattatatacatatatatatatatatatatatatatatatatatatatatatatatatatatataacatctGTGtgcataaatatatacatatacttatgaatttataatattatacatgtatgtatctgcatCAGTAATTCCTATTTTGTGACAATGATATAAAATTTAGGCATTCCGCACTACATATCTTTTACCATTAATTATGATACCTCAGCGATAAACTTGATAATggaacattttgtttgtttgttttttttttcaagttaaatttgtgtttatttgtttcttgcagttgttgttgctgttttgttttgttttgttttttagttatCAGTACCTGCATTTACCGGCAATCATATCGACAGGAAAGATAACATTGTTACAATGATATGCAAGACAGAATTTTGTTCGTTTTCATTCTAAACATCGTTTTTCACTGTAACTTATCTTAATCGTGAAGGacagtagaattgtatattacATAATTCTATTTAGGAATAGAGTAAAATGAAACTTTTTACTATAGGATTGTACGTAAGTATTAAACTCAACTTTTGCTGCAGGCAGAACAAGATTTCGCAGACACCTCCAGCCACTCTTCCCCACCACATAAAATGAGATCAAACAAAATGCTGACACGGCTGACATGGAAACCGATCGTGCCATTAACTTTTAGCAATTTTCAACCGAAATTCACGGCATCACGTGACTTAAATTGAATGTCATAGATTTGTAGATCTGCAGTTCAGCTGCTTTGGAATAGTGCCTCACAAACCTACCATGAAAAACTTCCGCTTAATGGTTTTACACATGACATGTTGCTCATCAAACAACAGTCGGCAGTCTTTATTCCTATATATCGAAATTAATCTAATTTGACTTCACCCACTACAGATTTCAACACAAGTCAGTTTCGAACAGAAAGTGTGCCATGCACTTGAATTGTTTCGGTATGTAATGTCATATTTCAGTAATTCATAATATGTTGCATTTCAGTATACATGTTGTGTACGATAAGATTTAAAGAAAGCTGTAGGATAGACAACATGGAATGAATATAAAAAGGAATAAAGATTACGACATTTTCTTCAACTTTTCCTATTCTAACAAACCAAGGGCACATCAAACTAGATGTGAAATGCATGTAGGACGTAAAGgaataatgattataacaatATTCAAAACACAAAAGCAAGCATAATTCGATAGCGACAAAGATAAATGAGGTATTCGATTAAAACGTGTAATGGGAAAGTGCAAACAAAAGACTTATCTTTGAGAAGACTTGATCACTCGAAGTACACATTAGTAGTAAAGTCTACAGGCAGAAAGTCAAATCGACATGAAGTAAATGAACGAATAATACAGGCAAAAAGGTAGTAACACACCACATAAATAGAACTACAGTACCTTTATTACAGTGTAATATTGATAtaatattaaaaacaaagatgCGCTTTTATCATTGGTAGTGTAAGTGGAAGCTTACATGTGTGAATTTAGGGAATGCAGCACATCAGTTGAACACATTACAAgcacttttcaacggattgtccgattttcctcaaacttcgctGCTGCGTTCTATCAATAGCGCTGCAATTCACATACTTAGGCATCatatccctttaaagatgatAGGAATTTAAGAAGGATACATTACCACAGCACACTATTTTAAGATTATTATTTGTCAAAATTCTAAGCATTATCCTCGTTAACTTCGTGGATTCGCATTTCAGTTTGTTCCATCATGTCTATAGCATACAAACAAAcgcaatatcaaaatattatggAAGAATTTGTCTTCATTATTACTTTAAAAACCCGCTTCTCTCTTTACGAGAAACACattggattttcttttttagttaatatgatttgatttaatgTTTCTAAACGGTTGGACATTGATATAGCTGCTGACGTATGCAAATGATGCGTTCACTACAGAGGATACACATCACAATCTATACGCATGAATTGTCacactgaaaataaaataacacaTAGTGTATATGTCGATAGAAAgcctttcattctttttttttatttttaacgtCAAGTGACACAATGCAATTAATATCAtagacagtaaaaaaaaaaatactgtgattCGATATTACAGAATAACACCCAGATTTGAGTAGTACGTCTATATGCACTTTGCAATGTGTGCAAAATCTAACCTCGGAAGACTCTTTGAAGGAAACCCTGGTTACGTGTATGATAGTCACAGTTTGAAGGAGTAATTACACCGTTACGTCAATCGGATCATCAAAGAAACATCGTGCACCTTGTCCTGCACAGGAGAATGTAATGGCCAAAATGTCATACGACACTTACAGAGTATCCTGGTCTCATTACGTCTACACATGGTAGGCTGATTATTTTCcttacaaaagaagaagaagaagaagaagaagaagaagaagaagaagaagaagaagaaaagatgggAGGGGCCTGTTGATAAGTTTACAGAGCCTCACACAGTCAGTCTAGACTCgtacatttcatcaaaatacttCATGACCCTCTCCGAACATCGTATGACGTCAGGGGTCAGATTCTCAGGGAATTTGCTTGCTGGAAAGAATTTGCTGCTCCTCATTGCCGTCCCATAGAAGTTAACCAAGTCAAGAACGAGGTTATCCCCAGCTGCTTTCCATGACTTGAGAGATTCTGTGGAAGCATCCCACTCAAGGAGGGACTCGCTGTAAGGGAGTCCTACCTTGTCGCAATACGCGCTCAGGACTTCTGCCGGCTTGTTCAGGAGATCATCAGCATCGATCACGATCGGATTGCTGTTGATGTTTTCTCTGACGTACTTCCAGACATCGTAGAGCTCCTTCATGTAGCATCCCGGTGGGAAGTACTTGTCATCACGTTCGACATCGTATGTCTGTTCATTGGCAGCTTCGCCTTCGAGGAGACCAAGTTGACTAAACTGCGTATACATAGCTTTTCGGTACGAGTTGATTGAGCGTTTGGGATTGCGGATGAGGAAGGTGTGCTGGTATCTTTCAGGAAGAAACTGAAAGGTGTCGTCTGTCAACCCTGCGCCCATATCCTTGACAAAAACGTGCTTACTGCTCGACGTTTCCAGCAAGTTTTTGACTGATGCATATCTGAAACAGAGAAGAAAGCAAAATCTAATGTCAAATAATAAAGCCCCGTTTTTAAAGACCTTATGGcgacaacatcaggagaacgaAATTCCTCGGGAAAGAAAACCGCCGGAGAGATGGATGGGTACCGTTTTAACAGACACATACCGAAAACCTCCTCCGGGTAGGTTTCTACCACCGGCCAGAGCCGCGTGTCTGTAAACAAATTGCAGCTACAATCAATGATCTCAACTGCATAAAAATCAGTGGTTACAAGATGTACAATCAATGCTCGTGTGTCAATCATTCTCCGTCTGCAGTGTCACACATGCGTGTTGAGTATATCGAAATTATGTTACCGCAGTTGCATTCTTACAGAAGGGTTACCCTGGTGATGTCAGGGTAATGTCGCGGTGATTACCCTAAAGTTACCGCGACAACGTCCGAGAAACTTTTCCGGCAGGctgggtaaaaaaaaaggggattACCCGGACGGTACCCGGACGTTGTCGTGGTAACAAGGCTCTGCAATTAAAATGGGGCTTGgatctctctcttctttttttttttgtctattgaccgattcgggttcgttgagggcagcagacattttatggcactgggcgcagccatgagctcaaattgcggtgtctcagccgacccccccccccccctgctctcccccaccccacgggcaacatgtttatcgcgcacttgtaacaaaggttcgcgcactaagcaagcattcgcgcactcagtacgagatgcccattggctaaaacaaccatgcatcagtttctcattaagcgcgcgtgagaggggtggggagagagaagggggggggggggagtcggctgagacaccgcagtaatggcgctgcccatgccaaaaatacacatagcgcgtcacagaatcggtcaataacGAAATATATTGTCATATACAAcgctttattattttttttcaacatagtAGACAGTTCCGAATTTGTGCACGGTCGTAATAAActttatttcctctttttctgtTATCCTCTAcgcagatatatatatatatatatctatatatatatatatatatatatagagagagagagagagagagagagagagagagagctggaAGATAATATCACTGGCTTGATTCTTTTTAGAACGCCTATGGATTGAAATCTATACGTGAATTGActatttctttttcctcatATGGAATTTCTCCGAGATGCTGACAAAATCAAGAATGATCTGATTTTATCATTTCGGGTTCTGCCCCTCATTCTGGATAGTGACCAATGACGACTCCATGCATATAATGTGCACCTGTTTGTGGTACTGCCCCTCCATTCacctaaaagaaaaatcaaatcacACATATGTTCTTCTGCAACCTCTTCCAAACAGATGCTCCACCCAACTATAGAAGTTACGGTATTTGATTTACTTGTCATGTTGTAGATTACTATAATCGATAATCTGCAGGTTATTCTTGTCAGAAAACTTGCTGGTAGGAAGCTGTTTATCTATTTGATGAAGTAAAATTtgattcattcttattttgatgaaaactcTGTCtcatgctgctgctgctgctgttgttgttaaagttgtcgttgttgtttttatgtccGCCTTGTATCACTTTTCCAGTATTCCAGGGTTACTAGTCAcagcattcccccccccccccccgtgactaGCGCTTTCTTTGATGTCAGCTTCCGTTTTCATTGCGATATATTCAtccgctatatatatatatatatatatatatatatatatatatatatgtatacacggATGTTTATTCGATAAATATGTCATAAGGGAAAGCGGGTTACGTACAAACATTGCCGACTTCTAATTCTGATATATatacacccacccacacacacacgcacacaaatatatatacatatatatatatataatatatatatttattcatatgtgtgtgtgtgcgcgcgcgtgtgtaggtatatatacattgtatatagggGATCGTGATTATGAAGATTATCGTCTCTGTTTCATGAACTATTCATTGTCGTGACCATCCTCTTGACtttaaagaaggaagaagaaattgTCATGACTCATCACGAACCACGATGCGAGGAAAACTCTTGCTTGACATGAGACGACGTGTGGAGTGAGCAACTactcttgcccccccccccccccagtatttttgtgtttgattgTTCGATTGGTTGATCGGTCGGTTGGCTTATGTTCAGTGAAAAACATGACGTATTAAAAAATAACGGCACTAGTTGTCAAACACGAAATGAATGAGACTGGGAGATGCTGGAGATATGCTGAAGACATACGGAGGAAAGAATATTTGAGATTGTTAGGGTTCAAAGACTTTCTTTGACTGCCCTATGTACTGTGTGTAAAGCTAAGTTGTTACCAAGGTAATATCCACGCATATTTGAGGCAATCGAAGTTGACCTTTTGCCATTGTACATACGATCTCAGAGTCTGATTCTGGTGAAGTTTTTATCATCACCGATCTTTGCCCCTAGTAAAGATCCATATTAATTCATAGATGTTTATGTGAACCAATCATATCACTCGTTCGTATTTCATATCAAACAAGCATGAATATGCAAATCGACATGTTGCCTGAAATTTAATAGCCAGAAAAGAGAAGCCCGCGAACAGTGCCTTTATCACTGTATCCTTGTTATTAAAATCCTTAACCTATTTAAAATAGAGAAGCAGTGATAACTATTTCTATCATACATATTAAATcatcagtatatatatatatatatatatatatatatatatatatatatatgtatcttttaTATTGCATTTAATCAtacattatacagtgtatatcatgtaattatcatataatatttttcatatgTCTATTACTCACGCCAAACGCTTGGGATCCACATCTGTTTGTGCCTCTGAAGCAATGATCTGAGCTGTTTTGGCTAACGCCTCTTCGTTGCCCTCGTACACCTTTGGGATGTCGTCTCCGCTGACGGCCTTGTACGATCTCCTGGCCAGGTAGCTATAG
The nucleotide sequence above comes from Diadema setosum chromosome 5, eeDiaSeto1, whole genome shotgun sequence. Encoded proteins:
- the LOC140228992 gene encoding uncharacterized protein, which encodes MSSASDSTDSGTRVILWCVPRTISSALAKCLGAIEGTEIHFEPYTYSYLARRSYKAVSGDDIPKVYEGNEEALAKTAQIIASEAQTDVDPKRLAYASVKNLLETSSSKHVFVKDMGAGLTDDTFQFLPERYQHTFLIRNPKRSINSYRKAMYTQFSQLGLLEGEAANEQTYDVERDDKYFPPGCYMKELYDVWKYVRENINSNPIVIDADDLLNKPAEVLSAYCDKVGLPYSESLLEWDASTESLKSWKAAGDNLVLDLVNFYGTAMRSSKFFPASKFPENLTPDVIRCSERVMKYFDEMYESRLTV